The proteins below are encoded in one region of Buteo buteo chromosome 22, bButBut1.hap1.1, whole genome shotgun sequence:
- the TMLHE gene encoding trimethyllysine dioxygenase, mitochondrial isoform X4: protein MLAPSQLLRMWCRRLACVFKMPCRQSGSTRHQSPRLPHDRRTILAAAPRWHHTAPESLKCAWQLHGDHLELRYANTLMRFDFVWLRDHCRSASCYNAKTNQRSLDTASVDLGIKPKAVRVDETTLFLTWPDGHVTRYGLEWLVKNSYEGQKQQVMHPRILWNAEIYRQAQVPSVDCRSFLETDEGLKEFLQNFLLYGIAFVENVTPTKEDTEILAERVSLIRETIYGRMWYFTSDFSRGDTAYTKLALDRHTDTTYFQEPCGIQVFHCLKHEGTGGRTLLVDGFYAAEQVLRQAPDQFELLSKVPLKHEYVENVGDCHNHMIGVGPVLNVYPWNNELYLIRYNNYDRAVINTVPYDVVHRWYAAHRTLTAELRRPENELWVKLKPGKYFPSVVSHYCSHQELKGVSE, encoded by the exons ATGCTCGCACCGTCCCAG CTGCTCAGGATGTGGTGCAGAAGGCTGGCGTGTGTGTTCAAGATGCCATGCCGGCAGAGTGGAAGCACTAGACATCAGTCACCGAGGCTGCCCCATGACAGAAGGACCATCCTCGCTGCTGCGCCTCGCTGGCATCACACGGCCCCAGAGTCCCTCAAGTGTGCCTGGCAGTTACACGGTGACCATCTAG AGCTCAGGTATGCGAACACGTTGATGCGCTTCGATTTCGTATGGCTGCGGGACCACTGCCGCTCAGCTTCCTGCTACAATGCCAAGACGAACCAGCGCAGCTTGGACACAGCAAGTGTGGACCTGGGAATCAAACCCAAGGCTGTCCGAGTGGATGAGACCACGCTCTTCCTCACGT GGCCGGATGGGCACGTGACGCGGTATGGGCTGGAGTGGCTGGTGAAGAACAGCTACgaggggcagaagcagcaggtcATGCACCCGCGGATTCTCTGGAATGCAGAAATCTACCGCCAAGCCCAGGTCCCATCCGTTGACTGCCGGAGTTTCCTGGAGACAGACGAGGGACTGAAAGAGTTCCTGCAAAACTTCTTGTTATATGGAATTGCTTTTGTAGAGAATGTCACTCCCACCAAAGAGGACACAGAAATCTTAGCGGAAAGGGTCAGCTTAATCAG GGAGACCATTTATGGTAGAATGTGGTACTTTACCTCTGACTTTTCTCGGGGAGACACCGCCTACACCAAGCTGGCTCTGGATCGTCACACCGACACAACCTACTTCCAGGAGCCCTGCGG CATCCAAGTGTTTCACTGCCTGAAGCATGAGGGCACGGGCGGGCGGACGCTGCTGGTGGATGGTTTCTACGCGGCAGAGCAGGTTCTCCGGCAAGCCCCTGATCAATTCGAGCTGCTCAGCAAGGTGCCATTGAAGCACGAGTATGTTGAGAACGTGGGAGACTGTCACAACCACATGATCGGAGTTGGGCCGGTTCTCAATGTCTATCCCTGGAACAATGAGCTTTATCTTATCAG ATACAATAACTATGATCGTGCTGTCATCAACACTGTGCCTTACGATGTTGTGCATCGCTGGTATGCTGCTCACCGCACACTCACCGCAGAGCTCAGGAGACCAGAAAATGAACTGTGGGTCAAACTGAAGCCAGGCAAG
- the TMLHE gene encoding trimethyllysine dioxygenase, mitochondrial isoform X1 encodes MLAPSQLLRMWCRRLACVFKMPCRQSGSTRHQSPRLPHDRRTILAAAPRWHHTAPESLKCAWQLHGDHLELRYANTLMRFDFVWLRDHCRSASCYNAKTNQRSLDTASVDLGIKPKAVRVDETTLFLTWPDGHVTRYGLEWLVKNSYEGQKQQVMHPRILWNAEIYRQAQVPSVDCRSFLETDEGLKEFLQNFLLYGIAFVENVTPTKEDTEILAERVSLIRETIYGRMWYFTSDFSRGDTAYTKLALDRHTDTTYFQEPCGIQVFHCLKHEGTGGRTLLVDGFYAAEQVLRQAPDQFELLSKVPLKHEYVENVGDCHNHMIGVGPVLNVYPWNNELYLIRYNNYDRAVINTVPYDVVHRWYAAHRTLTAELRRPENELWVKLKPGKALFIDNWRVLHGREAFTGYRQLCGCYLTRDDVLNTARLLGLQA; translated from the exons ATGCTCGCACCGTCCCAG CTGCTCAGGATGTGGTGCAGAAGGCTGGCGTGTGTGTTCAAGATGCCATGCCGGCAGAGTGGAAGCACTAGACATCAGTCACCGAGGCTGCCCCATGACAGAAGGACCATCCTCGCTGCTGCGCCTCGCTGGCATCACACGGCCCCAGAGTCCCTCAAGTGTGCCTGGCAGTTACACGGTGACCATCTAG AGCTCAGGTATGCGAACACGTTGATGCGCTTCGATTTCGTATGGCTGCGGGACCACTGCCGCTCAGCTTCCTGCTACAATGCCAAGACGAACCAGCGCAGCTTGGACACAGCAAGTGTGGACCTGGGAATCAAACCCAAGGCTGTCCGAGTGGATGAGACCACGCTCTTCCTCACGT GGCCGGATGGGCACGTGACGCGGTATGGGCTGGAGTGGCTGGTGAAGAACAGCTACgaggggcagaagcagcaggtcATGCACCCGCGGATTCTCTGGAATGCAGAAATCTACCGCCAAGCCCAGGTCCCATCCGTTGACTGCCGGAGTTTCCTGGAGACAGACGAGGGACTGAAAGAGTTCCTGCAAAACTTCTTGTTATATGGAATTGCTTTTGTAGAGAATGTCACTCCCACCAAAGAGGACACAGAAATCTTAGCGGAAAGGGTCAGCTTAATCAG GGAGACCATTTATGGTAGAATGTGGTACTTTACCTCTGACTTTTCTCGGGGAGACACCGCCTACACCAAGCTGGCTCTGGATCGTCACACCGACACAACCTACTTCCAGGAGCCCTGCGG CATCCAAGTGTTTCACTGCCTGAAGCATGAGGGCACGGGCGGGCGGACGCTGCTGGTGGATGGTTTCTACGCGGCAGAGCAGGTTCTCCGGCAAGCCCCTGATCAATTCGAGCTGCTCAGCAAGGTGCCATTGAAGCACGAGTATGTTGAGAACGTGGGAGACTGTCACAACCACATGATCGGAGTTGGGCCGGTTCTCAATGTCTATCCCTGGAACAATGAGCTTTATCTTATCAG ATACAATAACTATGATCGTGCTGTCATCAACACTGTGCCTTACGATGTTGTGCATCGCTGGTATGCTGCTCACCGCACACTCACCGCAGAGCTCAGGAGACCAGAAAATGAACTGTGGGTCAAACTGAAGCCAGGCAAG